One Deinococcus yavapaiensis KR-236 DNA segment encodes these proteins:
- a CDS encoding prolipoprotein diacylglyceryl transferase, with protein MDPVAFSIFGLSVAWYGLLITAGIAVGWVIALRLARARGLNPDLFSDMAFWAILWGVIGARLVFVLTSPGLFFKHDNLLTNLVEVINIRQGGISIHGGLAAGLLVLLYYARRHKVNFYSYAELMVPGVGLGIIGGRLGNIMNGSDTVGRITSWPVGFVWPDWARGFHDAMCNPNAQENLATYCVQRAAGLVMPQPVHFTQIYGVIIGIIVTIASFYWLRSKIPGWAFWQFWLWYSLLRAGWEETFRLNPLTWNVYLSEGLGKSGVGLFTFTQLASIPIVVISIVMLVRLARRPRETMEARRA; from the coding sequence ATGGATCCCGTCGCATTCAGCATCTTCGGCTTGTCCGTCGCGTGGTACGGACTTCTCATCACGGCGGGCATCGCCGTCGGCTGGGTGATCGCGTTGCGCTTGGCCCGAGCGCGCGGCCTCAATCCCGACTTGTTCTCGGACATGGCCTTCTGGGCGATTTTGTGGGGCGTGATCGGCGCGCGCCTCGTCTTCGTCCTCACGAGCCCCGGCTTGTTCTTCAAGCACGACAACCTCCTCACGAACCTCGTCGAGGTCATCAACATCCGCCAAGGCGGCATCTCCATTCACGGCGGCCTCGCCGCGGGCCTGCTCGTGCTGCTTTACTACGCTCGGCGGCACAAGGTCAACTTCTACTCGTACGCCGAACTCATGGTTCCCGGCGTCGGGCTCGGCATCATCGGCGGTCGGCTCGGCAACATCATGAACGGCTCGGACACCGTCGGACGCATCACCTCGTGGCCCGTCGGCTTCGTGTGGCCCGACTGGGCGCGCGGCTTCCACGACGCGATGTGCAACCCCAACGCTCAAGAAAACCTCGCGACGTACTGCGTGCAACGCGCCGCCGGCCTCGTCATGCCGCAACCCGTGCACTTCACGCAAATCTACGGCGTCATCATCGGCATCATCGTCACCATCGCGAGCTTCTACTGGTTGCGCTCCAAGATTCCCGGCTGGGCCTTTTGGCAATTCTGGTTGTGGTACTCGCTGCTGCGCGCCGGTTGGGAAGAGACCTTCCGCCTCAATCCGTTGACGTGGAACGTGTACCTCAGCGAAGGGCTCGGCAAGTCCGGCGTCGGGCTGTTCACCTTCACGCAACTCGCGTCCATTCCGATCGTCGTCATCTCGATCGTCATGCTCGTTCGCCTCGCGCGCCGACCGCGCGAAACGATGGAGGCGCGCCGTGCCTGA
- a CDS encoding glutaredoxin family protein: protein MVLTLYARDGCHLCEQAEDLLTRLSVAFERVGIEGNATLEAKYGWDVPVLTSGERVLVKGVFTRARVQAALES, encoded by the coding sequence GTGGTTCTGACGCTGTACGCCCGCGACGGCTGCCACTTGTGCGAGCAAGCCGAGGACTTGCTGACGCGCCTGAGCGTCGCGTTCGAGCGCGTCGGCATCGAAGGAAACGCGACCTTGGAGGCGAAGTACGGCTGGGACGTGCCCGTGCTGACGAGCGGTGAGCGCGTCCTCGTCAAGGGCGTGTTCACGCGCGCGCGCGTGCAAGCCGCCCTCGAATCGTGA
- a CDS encoding DUF456 domain-containing protein: protein MSLALTVFLVAWIAGLIGTFVPVVPATLIIFVGTVAATWIDGFQWYDWLWLGGVGVVTVLISLVDNVTSGWGARRFGGSKSAMWGAVIGSVAGIFLPFGLVLGPLGGAFLAEIAVERRSLPDAARAAWGTLLGLLAGIAAKFFLHVLIGLVEIARLVWF from the coding sequence ATGAGCCTCGCCCTCACCGTGTTCCTCGTCGCCTGGATCGCCGGGTTGATCGGAACGTTCGTTCCGGTCGTGCCCGCCACGCTCATCATCTTCGTCGGGACGGTGGCCGCCACGTGGATCGACGGCTTTCAATGGTACGACTGGCTTTGGCTGGGCGGCGTCGGCGTCGTCACGGTGCTGATCTCGCTCGTCGACAACGTCACGTCCGGCTGGGGCGCGCGCCGCTTCGGCGGATCGAAGTCCGCCATGTGGGGCGCGGTGATCGGTTCGGTCGCCGGAATCTTCTTGCCCTTCGGCCTCGTCCTCGGCCCGCTCGGCGGGGCGTTCCTCGCCGAAATCGCCGTGGAGCGACGCTCGCTGCCCGACGCGGCGCGCGCCGCGTGGGGCACGCTGCTCGGTCTGCTCGCCGGAATCGCCGCGAAGTTCTTCTTGCACGTCCTGATCGGCTTGGTCGAAATCGCGAGGCTCGTGTGGTTCTGA
- a CDS encoding thiolase family protein, translating to MKKVVIVSASRTPIGKYLGALSSQSAIDLGATSARATLQRAGVDPAVVEDVILGQVVSAGSGQNPARQAAMRAGVPSSAGALTINRVCGSGLKAVILASQAIRAGDSDVVLAGGMESMSTSPYLLPGARSGYRMGNAQVIDANTHDGLWCSITDEGMGLTGERVARHYGITREEQDAYAFESHRRAVDAQRAGRFDDEIVSIEITSRKGATLVTQDEGPRADSTVEALGKLKPAFANDGTVTAGNAPGLNDGAATLLVTSEERALALGLTPLAEIVASASSGLDPAWVMMTPVPAVRKLLEKTNRGVSDVDLWELNEAFSVQALAVSRDLGLDTANVNVNGGAVALGHPIGASGARILVTLLAALQQRDRETGVATLCMGGGNGLALLVRRLG from the coding sequence GTGAAGAAAGTCGTGATCGTCTCGGCGTCCAGGACGCCGATCGGCAAATACCTCGGCGCCTTGAGCTCCCAGTCGGCGATCGACCTCGGCGCGACTTCCGCGCGGGCGACCTTGCAACGCGCGGGCGTCGATCCGGCGGTCGTGGAGGACGTCATTCTCGGGCAGGTCGTGAGCGCGGGCAGCGGGCAAAATCCGGCGCGTCAAGCGGCGATGCGCGCGGGCGTTCCGTCCTCGGCGGGCGCGCTGACCATCAACCGCGTGTGCGGCAGCGGCCTCAAAGCGGTGATCCTCGCGTCCCAAGCGATTCGCGCGGGCGACTCGGACGTCGTCTTGGCGGGCGGCATGGAAAGCATGTCGACGTCGCCGTACCTGCTGCCCGGCGCGCGCAGCGGCTACCGCATGGGCAACGCTCAAGTCATCGACGCCAACACCCACGACGGCTTGTGGTGCTCGATCACCGACGAAGGCATGGGACTCACGGGCGAGCGCGTCGCGCGTCACTACGGCATCACCCGCGAAGAGCAAGACGCGTACGCCTTCGAAAGCCACCGCCGCGCGGTGGACGCGCAACGCGCCGGACGCTTCGACGACGAGATCGTTTCCATAGAGATCACGAGCCGAAAAGGCGCGACGCTCGTCACTCAAGACGAAGGACCGCGCGCCGACTCCACCGTCGAAGCGCTCGGCAAGCTCAAGCCCGCCTTTGCGAACGACGGCACCGTCACGGCGGGCAACGCGCCGGGCCTCAACGACGGCGCGGCGACGCTGCTCGTCACGAGCGAGGAGCGCGCCCTCGCCTTGGGCCTCACGCCCCTCGCTGAAATCGTCGCGAGCGCGTCGTCGGGCCTCGATCCCGCGTGGGTGATGATGACGCCCGTACCCGCCGTGCGCAAGCTGCTGGAAAAGACGAACCGCGGCGTGTCGGACGTGGATCTTTGGGAGCTCAACGAGGCGTTCAGCGTGCAAGCCCTCGCCGTGTCGCGCGATCTCGGCCTCGACACCGCCAACGTCAACGTGAACGGCGGCGCGGTGGCCCTCGGTCATCCTATCGGCGCTTCCGGCGCGCGCATCCTCGTCACGCTGCTCGCGGCGCTTCAGCAGCGCGACCGGGAAACGGGCGTGGCGACGCTGTGCATGGGCGGCGGCAACGGCCTCGCGCTGCTCGTGCGCCGCCTCGGTTGA
- a CDS encoding homocitrate synthase/isopropylmalate synthase family protein, with translation MLTILDTTLRDGALAEGIDLTIEDKLRVTPLIDSLGVQYLEGGWPLVFERDLEFFRRAGEELQLGAKLTVFGATRRPETLVTRDRGMALLLESGAPVVHLYGKVWTLHVEKVLGTTREENLAMLRDSVSMMKGEGREVIFTAEHFFDGFRADREYALANLHAAVEAGADILSLGDSNGASLPDLVQEGVRAALGIATGRTVGLHLHNDLGLALGNTIAGLSAGATHVQGTVNGYAARSGITDLTALLPILKLKMGVDVVTDAQLARLSSVARKVAEIVGLGDEMDHKPVVGRKVFSHKTQTHVAAVLSAPEAYEAIAPESVGNQRRLLLPGLTRPTYLAEVARTYGVDLSVSSAANANILAVLKGLEDQGYTYEDASASLELRLAHLTGSATATLAVERLRLFEVIRGANQTVVEASLRVRVGADSVYVAAEGAEPLETLYLVLVAALQAVPDTRERGTAMRFLGARVRNLGRGKVRVVATLGDGEREWTTVGIDRDLVKAAWTSLLDGVEYGLSGLQGQTVVSP, from the coding sequence ATGCTGACGATTCTCGACACGACGTTGCGTGACGGCGCCCTCGCCGAGGGCATCGACCTCACCATCGAAGACAAACTGCGCGTCACGCCCCTCATCGACTCCCTTGGCGTGCAGTACCTCGAAGGTGGGTGGCCGCTCGTGTTCGAGCGCGACCTGGAGTTCTTTCGGCGCGCGGGCGAAGAGTTGCAACTCGGCGCCAAACTCACGGTGTTCGGCGCGACGCGCCGCCCCGAAACGCTCGTGACGCGCGACCGCGGCATGGCGTTGCTGCTCGAGTCGGGCGCGCCGGTCGTGCACTTGTACGGCAAGGTGTGGACGCTGCACGTCGAGAAGGTGCTCGGCACGACCCGCGAGGAGAACCTCGCGATGCTGCGCGACTCCGTCTCGATGATGAAAGGTGAAGGGCGCGAGGTGATCTTCACCGCCGAACACTTCTTCGACGGTTTTCGCGCCGACCGCGAATACGCACTGGCGAACTTGCACGCGGCGGTCGAGGCGGGCGCCGACATTCTGTCGCTCGGCGACTCGAACGGCGCGAGCTTGCCCGACCTCGTTCAGGAGGGCGTGCGCGCCGCCCTCGGCATCGCGACGGGCCGCACGGTCGGGCTGCACCTTCACAACGACCTCGGGCTCGCGCTCGGCAACACCATCGCGGGTCTCTCGGCGGGCGCGACGCACGTGCAAGGCACCGTGAACGGCTACGCCGCTCGGTCGGGCATCACGGACCTCACGGCGCTGTTGCCGATTTTGAAACTCAAGATGGGCGTGGACGTCGTGACTGACGCGCAACTCGCCCGCTTGAGTTCGGTCGCGCGCAAAGTCGCCGAGATCGTCGGGCTCGGTGACGAGATGGACCACAAGCCCGTCGTGGGCCGCAAGGTCTTCTCGCACAAGACGCAAACGCACGTCGCGGCCGTTCTGAGCGCGCCCGAAGCGTACGAGGCGATCGCGCCCGAAAGCGTGGGCAACCAACGACGGTTGTTGCTGCCGGGCCTCACGCGCCCCACGTACCTGGCGGAAGTCGCGCGAACGTACGGCGTCGACCTCAGCGTGTCGAGCGCCGCGAACGCGAACATCCTCGCCGTTCTCAAAGGCTTGGAGGATCAAGGGTACACGTACGAGGACGCCTCGGCGAGCCTCGAGCTTCGTCTCGCGCACCTCACGGGAAGCGCCACCGCGACGTTGGCGGTGGAGCGACTGCGGTTGTTCGAGGTGATTCGCGGCGCGAACCAGACGGTCGTGGAGGCGAGCCTGCGCGTGCGCGTCGGCGCGGACAGCGTGTACGTCGCCGCCGAGGGCGCCGAGCCGCTCGAGACGCTCTACCTCGTGCTGGTCGCGGCGTTGCAAGCCGTGCCCGACACGCGCGAGCGCGGCACGGCGATGCGGTTCCTCGGCGCGCGCGTTCGCAACTTGGGTCGAGGGAAAGTGCGCGTCGTCGCGACCCTCGGCGACGGCGAGCGCGAGTGGACGACGGTCGGTATCGACCGTGATCTCGTCAAGGCCGCGTGGACGTCGCTGCTGGACGGCGTTGAGTACGGACTGAGCGGCTTGCAAGGTCAGACAGTGGTTTCCCCGTGA
- a CDS encoding 3-hydroxyacyl-CoA dehydrogenase family protein yields MKFGVIGAGQMGAGIAQVAAQAGFTVVLRDVEERFLQRGRSVIERSLAKLHEKGKLDATPEDVIGRVSFTTALEDFAACDVVVEAIVEDEAVKKALFADLGRIVQPSGILASNTSSIPITSLATASGRPERFIGMHFMNPVPLMALVEVIRGYATSDETAAFVVDAARRMGKTPLSCNDFPGFVSNRVLMPMINEAIQCVMEGVAEPEAIDGIMKLGMNHPMGPLTLADFIGLDTCLAIMEVLHRGLGDDKYRPSPLLRKMVQAGLLGRKSGRGFYTYGTA; encoded by the coding sequence ATGAAGTTCGGCGTGATCGGTGCGGGACAGATGGGCGCGGGCATCGCGCAAGTGGCGGCTCAGGCGGGATTCACGGTGGTGCTGCGAGACGTCGAGGAGCGCTTTTTGCAGCGCGGCCGTTCCGTGATCGAACGGTCCTTGGCGAAACTCCACGAGAAAGGCAAGCTCGACGCGACGCCCGAGGACGTGATCGGGCGCGTCTCGTTCACGACGGCCCTGGAGGATTTCGCGGCGTGCGACGTCGTGGTGGAGGCGATCGTCGAGGACGAGGCCGTCAAGAAGGCCTTGTTCGCCGACCTCGGCCGGATCGTTCAGCCGAGCGGTATTTTGGCGAGCAACACGTCCTCCATTCCGATCACGAGTCTCGCCACGGCGTCGGGTCGCCCGGAGCGGTTCATCGGCATGCACTTCATGAATCCCGTGCCGCTCATGGCGCTCGTCGAAGTCATTCGTGGATACGCGACGAGCGACGAGACGGCGGCGTTCGTGGTCGACGCGGCGCGCCGGATGGGGAAGACGCCTTTGTCGTGCAACGACTTTCCCGGGTTCGTGTCGAACCGAGTGTTGATGCCGATGATCAACGAGGCCATTCAGTGCGTGATGGAAGGCGTGGCGGAACCCGAGGCGATCGACGGAATCATGAAGCTCGGCATGAACCACCCGATGGGACCGTTGACGCTGGCAGATTTCATCGGTCTCGACACCTGCCTGGCGATCATGGAGGTGCTGCATCGCGGCCTGGGTGACGACAAGTACCGTCCGTCGCCGTTGCTGCGCAAGATGGTTCAAGCGGGCTTGCTGGGTCGCAAGAGCGGGCGCGGCTTTTATACGTACGGCACGGCCTGA
- a CDS encoding Cof-type HAD-IIB family hydrolase has translation MTLGLVCIDVDGTLVGTGGVIPEVVWDAVSEARAAGIHLCLTTGRPAFGVAREYARRLDDSAWHIFQNGASIVNVSSLASRSEGLPSVALANLVNLARRTNRILEVYTDDAYAVERTDRAAVEHAALLGVPFVPRDLLSLDGKVVRAQWVVPLAMKDELLSEANEDLTVSPATSPVMPDALFVSLTKPGVSKASAVTAVAASYGVPLERVMMVGDAHNDVGAMGVVGHAVAMGNADADAREAARYHVGHVDAGGLAQALRLALTL, from the coding sequence GTGACGCTCGGCTTGGTGTGCATCGACGTCGACGGAACGCTCGTCGGAACGGGCGGCGTGATTCCCGAGGTGGTATGGGACGCGGTGAGCGAGGCGCGCGCCGCCGGAATTCACTTGTGCCTCACGACGGGCCGCCCCGCGTTCGGCGTGGCGCGCGAGTACGCGCGGCGACTCGACGACTCGGCGTGGCACATCTTCCAAAACGGCGCGTCGATCGTGAACGTGTCGTCCCTCGCGTCCCGCTCGGAAGGTTTGCCGAGCGTGGCCCTCGCGAACCTTGTGAATCTCGCGCGCCGCACGAACCGCATCTTGGAGGTGTACACGGACGACGCGTACGCCGTGGAGCGCACCGACCGCGCGGCCGTGGAGCACGCGGCGTTGCTGGGCGTGCCGTTCGTTCCGCGCGACTTGCTGAGCCTCGACGGGAAGGTCGTGCGGGCACAGTGGGTGGTGCCGCTCGCGATGAAAGACGAGCTTCTCTCGGAAGCGAACGAGGACCTCACGGTCTCCCCTGCCACCTCGCCGGTCATGCCGGACGCGTTGTTCGTGAGCCTCACGAAGCCCGGCGTGAGCAAAGCGAGCGCCGTCACGGCCGTCGCGGCTTCGTACGGAGTGCCGTTGGAGCGCGTCATGATGGTCGGCGACGCGCACAATGACGTCGGCGCGATGGGCGTCGTGGGGCACGCCGTGGCGATGGGCAACGCCGACGCGGACGCGCGCGAAGCGGCACGGTATCACGTCGGTCACGTGGACGCGGGAGGACTCGCGCAGGCACTTCGCTTGGCGTTGACGTTGTGA
- a CDS encoding PhzF family phenazine biosynthesis protein — translation MISYCQVSAFTSTPGHGNAAGVVLDGASLSDTQMQGLAARLGVPETVFVVNVDERVARVRYFTPTQEIEFCGHATVALGLVLAQRGLWRDGMVLETLVGPIELDLEREAGAPHRVWMRQRPLEVRTLPSGWRSRLAGALGVSDRLVHRGLPMAVASTGLWSIFVPLLDAFVVDALEPNFAEIESISRELGVTGVHAYAPMSPDSFYTRDFSPLVGIPEDPVTGSSSGALVAMLASAGILPRRGGMARGLCRQGHALGTPGEVIVDIALDGDAVREVRVGGCAVVEHEGRL, via the coding sequence ATGATTTCGTACTGTCAAGTGAGCGCCTTCACGTCCACGCCCGGACACGGCAACGCCGCCGGCGTCGTCCTGGACGGCGCGTCGCTCAGCGACACTCAAATGCAAGGCTTGGCGGCGCGCCTCGGCGTGCCCGAGACGGTGTTCGTGGTGAACGTCGACGAACGCGTCGCACGCGTTCGGTACTTCACGCCCACCCAGGAAATCGAGTTTTGCGGTCACGCCACCGTCGCGCTCGGCCTCGTGCTCGCGCAACGCGGTTTGTGGCGTGACGGCATGGTCCTCGAGACGCTCGTCGGACCGATCGAACTCGACTTGGAACGCGAAGCGGGCGCGCCCCACCGCGTGTGGATGCGCCAGCGCCCCTTGGAAGTGCGAACGCTTCCGAGCGGTTGGCGGTCACGCCTCGCCGGCGCGCTCGGCGTCAGCGACCGCCTCGTACACCGAGGCTTGCCGATGGCCGTGGCGAGCACCGGCTTGTGGTCGATCTTCGTGCCGCTGCTCGACGCGTTCGTGGTGGACGCCTTGGAGCCGAACTTCGCCGAGATCGAGTCGATCAGCCGCGAACTCGGCGTCACGGGCGTGCACGCGTACGCGCCCATGAGTCCGGACTCGTTTTACACGCGCGACTTCTCGCCGCTCGTGGGCATTCCCGAGGACCCCGTGACGGGCAGCTCGTCGGGCGCCCTCGTGGCGATGCTGGCGAGCGCGGGCATTCTGCCGAGGCGTGGCGGCATGGCGCGCGGCTTGTGCCGACAAGGACACGCGCTCGGCACGCCGGGCGAAGTCATCGTCGACATCGCGCTCGACGGGGACGCCGTGCGTGAAGTGCGCGTCGGTGGGTGCGCCGTGGTGGAACACGAGGGGCGCTTGTGA
- a CDS encoding tyrosine-type recombinase/integrase, which translates to MPKKPDDALVPYTGDRLAQARSVATLHDDELKRRASAAARDKNLDDLWAITLAYLTSDSHAGVGASKHTLRAYRKGVEVLVEYAADHAWNLLRPGRREPGLFVAHLSASGLKPATVHSRVASANALYRALRWAGATDADPFADVKRPKDRTKGIVKNPPYKTDFVTAMAEVARADERALILLMAHAGLRIAEALALAWEHVHFERKRLLVAHGKGDKARLVPMSAKLREALHALRVERGLPSRGFVFTFHAYATAYERLRRLARSIDREDEFRGFHAGRKLAGTRLYAQVKDFTRVAGFLGHEQVDTTRRYVELPEDDLADAVENFE; encoded by the coding sequence ATGCCGAAGAAGCCCGACGACGCCCTCGTTCCCTACACTGGCGACCGCCTCGCCCAAGCCCGCTCCGTCGCCACCCTCCACGACGACGAACTCAAACGCCGCGCGAGCGCCGCCGCCCGCGACAAGAACCTCGACGATCTCTGGGCCATCACCCTCGCGTACCTCACGTCCGATTCGCACGCGGGCGTCGGCGCGAGCAAGCACACGCTGCGCGCCTACCGCAAAGGCGTCGAAGTCCTCGTGGAGTACGCCGCCGACCACGCGTGGAACTTGCTGCGGCCCGGTCGACGCGAGCCGGGCTTGTTCGTCGCGCACCTCAGCGCCTCGGGCCTCAAGCCCGCCACCGTGCACTCACGCGTCGCGAGCGCCAACGCCTTGTACCGCGCGCTTCGCTGGGCGGGCGCGACGGACGCCGATCCCTTCGCGGACGTCAAGCGCCCCAAGGACCGCACGAAGGGCATCGTGAAGAACCCGCCGTACAAAACCGACTTCGTGACCGCCATGGCCGAGGTCGCCCGAGCCGACGAGCGCGCGTTGATCTTGCTCATGGCGCACGCGGGCCTGCGCATCGCCGAGGCGCTCGCCTTGGCCTGGGAGCACGTGCACTTCGAACGCAAGCGCCTGCTGGTCGCGCATGGCAAAGGCGACAAGGCCCGCCTCGTGCCGATGAGCGCGAAGCTTCGCGAGGCCCTGCACGCCTTGCGCGTCGAGCGTGGTCTCCCCTCGCGCGGCTTCGTCTTCACCTTCCACGCGTACGCCACGGCGTACGAACGCCTGCGCCGCCTCGCGCGGTCCATCGACCGTGAGGACGAGTTTCGAGGATTTCACGCGGGCCGAAAGCTCGCCGGAACGCGCCTGTACGCGCAAGTCAAGGATTTCACGCGCGTCGCGGGCTTTCTGGGGCACGAGCAGGTGGACACCACGCGTCGTTACGTGGAACTCCCCGAGGACGATCTCGCCGACGCCGTGGAGAACTTCGAGTAA
- the asnS gene encoding asparagine--tRNA ligase — protein MTFISDLPRHIDKEVTLTAWLTDKTGRGKLQFLKLRDGSGFVQAAMSKNDVSEDAFETGKRLVQEQAVRVTGVVRADERAPGGVELGVKDLTVVSENHGEYPITPKEHGVDFLLDHRHVHLRHRRPWSIIRVRDCVQRAVADFFHQEGFVRFDAPFFTPNAAEGTTELFEIDLFGEDKAYLSQTGQLHAEAGALAFGKVYTFGPTFRAEKSKTRRHLLEFWMIEPEVAPATHEDNMALQERFVSFLVRRALDECEAELTMLGRDLDKLRPAAEGNFPRVTYSDALGVINDRITRGDFPENVSPDTPLLTWGDDFGAPHETILGASFDRPVIVERYPAAIKAFYMQPDPRDERVALCDDMIAPEGYGEIIGGSERIHDFELLKRRIEHEGLPLEAFEWYLDLRRFGSVPHAGFGMGLERTIAWITGIDHIREAIPFPRMLTRMRP, from the coding sequence ATGACGTTCATTTCCGACCTTCCCCGGCACATCGACAAGGAAGTCACGCTCACGGCGTGGCTCACCGACAAGACGGGACGCGGCAAACTGCAATTCCTCAAGCTTCGCGACGGCAGCGGCTTCGTGCAAGCCGCCATGTCGAAAAACGACGTGTCCGAGGACGCCTTCGAGACGGGCAAGCGCCTCGTGCAAGAACAGGCCGTGCGCGTCACGGGCGTCGTGCGCGCCGACGAGCGCGCTCCAGGCGGCGTGGAACTCGGCGTGAAAGACCTCACCGTCGTGAGCGAGAACCACGGCGAGTACCCCATCACGCCCAAAGAGCACGGCGTGGACTTCCTGCTCGACCACCGCCACGTCCACTTGCGCCACCGCCGCCCGTGGTCGATCATCCGCGTGCGCGACTGCGTGCAACGCGCCGTCGCCGACTTCTTCCACCAAGAAGGCTTCGTCCGCTTCGACGCGCCGTTCTTCACGCCGAACGCCGCCGAGGGTACGACCGAACTCTTCGAAATCGACTTGTTCGGGGAGGACAAAGCGTACTTGTCGCAAACGGGCCAATTGCACGCCGAGGCGGGCGCCCTCGCGTTCGGCAAGGTCTACACCTTCGGCCCGACCTTTCGCGCCGAGAAAAGCAAGACGCGCCGCCACCTGCTCGAATTCTGGATGATCGAACCCGAAGTCGCGCCCGCCACGCACGAAGACAACATGGCGTTGCAAGAGCGCTTCGTGAGCTTCCTCGTGCGCCGCGCCCTCGACGAGTGCGAAGCGGAACTCACGATGCTTGGGCGCGACCTCGACAAGCTGCGGCCCGCCGCCGAAGGAAACTTTCCGCGCGTCACGTACAGCGACGCCCTGGGAGTCATCAACGACCGCATCACGCGCGGCGACTTCCCGGAGAACGTCTCCCCCGACACGCCGCTGCTCACGTGGGGCGACGATTTCGGCGCGCCGCACGAAACCATTCTCGGCGCGAGCTTCGACCGTCCCGTGATCGTCGAGCGGTACCCGGCGGCGATCAAGGCGTTCTACATGCAGCCCGATCCGCGAGACGAACGCGTCGCGCTGTGCGACGACATGATCGCGCCGGAAGGTTACGGCGAGATCATCGGAGGCTCCGAGCGCATTCACGACTTCGAGCTCCTCAAGCGCCGCATCGAACACGAAGGCTTGCCGCTCGAAGCGTTCGAGTGGTACCTCGACTTGCGCCGCTTCGGCAGCGTTCCGCACGCCGGCTTCGGCATGGGCTTGGAACGCACGATCGCGTGGATCACCGGCATCGACCACATTCGCGAAGCGATTCCCTTTCCGCGCATGCTGACGCGCATGCGTCCGTGA